The genomic segment GAAGCGACGGCGCTCGGCGTGCTGGCCCATTTCACCAAGCCCTTTGACATTGACGAGCTGCGCAACACCGTACGCGAGCAGCTCGCGTCCTGACGGGGGATGGGGAGGATGGAGGCCGTCATCCGCGTGCGCATGAGCGCCTCCGACGCCCACTACGGCGGCCAGTTGGTCGACGGGGCGCGCATCCTGGCGCTGTTTGGCGACGTGGCCACCGAGCTCCTCATCCGCCACGACGGAGACGAGGGCCTGTTTGTGGCCTATGACGCGGTGGAATTTAAGGCGCCGGTTTACGCGGGGGATTACATTGAGGCGCGCGGGCGGATCGACCGCGTGGGGAACACCTCGCGGCACATGACCTTCGAAGCGTACAAGGTGATCGCCGCAAGCCAAGACCCCAACCGTCCCTCGGCGGCCACGGTGCTGGCCGAACCGGTGCTCGTCTGCCGCGCGTCGGGGACGTGCGTCGTGCCCAAGGAACGGCAGCGGAAGCCGGCCGAGTAGGCCCTGCCTTCGCGTTGTGGCCGCGCATCCGGTGGGCGGGCGGAAAGCGGCCGGCGTGGAAACGCTTCCGTGGGCGACGCCGGATCGAGCTTGCTGGATAGGGGGGCGATGGGGTGGAGAAACTCGTGATAACCGCGGCCGTGGTTGGCGCGGAGGTGACGCGCGCCCATCACCCGCGCATCCCGTATACCCCCGAAGAGATTGCCGACGAGGCGGTGCGCGCGTGGGAAGCCGGGGCGGCGATCATCCACCTGCACGCGCGACGCCCGGACGGCACGCCAACACAGGACCGCGACGTGTACGCCGAGATCATCGCCCGCATCCGCGCCCGCTGCGACGCCATCCTTCAGGTGTCCACCGGGGGCGCCATCGGCATGACGCCAGAGGAGCGGATGGCGCCGCTGGAGCTTCAGCCGGAGATGGCCACGCTGACGACGGGAACGGTCAACTTCGGCGACGGGGTGTTTTTCAATCCGCCCGACGTCGTGGAGCGGTTTGCCCGCGAGATGAAGGCGCGCGGCGTGCGTCCGGAGTTTGAAATCTTCGACGTGGGGATGATCGAGGGTGCGCTGGCGCTGGTGCGGAAGGGGCTGGTGGAGGGACACCTCCACTTTGATTTTGTGATGGGGGTTCCGGGAGGCATCCCGGCGACTGTGGACAACCTGGTCCACCTGGTGCGCCAGCTGCCGCCGGGCGCCACGTGGACGGTGGCCGGCGTGGGACGCCATCAGCTGCCGATGGCCGTGCACGCCCTGGTGATGGGCGGGCACGTGCGCGTCGGCTTCGAGGACAACGTTTACTACGCCAAAGGGGTGCTGGCCGAGAGCAACGCGCAGCTGGTCGAGCGGATCGTGCGCCTGGCCCGCGAGATCGGGCGGGAGGTGGCCACGCCCGACGAAGCGCGCGCGCTCTTGGGCATCCCGCAGCGCCGTACATAGCGGAACAATCTGCATCCAAAGGAGGAGTCACCATGCCGCTTGTCCCGATGACGGCGTTTTTGCCGCGTGCCAAAGCGGAGGGCTTTGCTGTCGGCCAGTTCAACATGAACAACCTGGAGTTTACGCAGGCGATCATCGAAGCGGCCGAGGAGGAGAAGTCCCCGCTCATCTTCGGGGCCAGCGAGGGGGCCATCAAGTACATGGGGGGTCCCGACGTGGTGGTGGCCCTGGCCAAGGTGTTCGCCGACCGTTCGAGCGTGCCGGTGGCCCTGCACCTCGATCACGGTTCCAGCTTTGACATGGTGATGAAGTGCATCCGCGCCGGGTTTACCTCGGTCATGATCGACGGTTCCCACCTGCCCCTTGACGAAAACATTGCCCTGACGAAGAAAGTGGTCGAGGCCGCCCACGCCGTGGGCGTCTCCGTCGAAGCGGAGCTGGGCAAGATCGGCGGAACCGAGGACGACCTCTCCGTCGACGAGGAGGACGCCATGCTGGCCGACCCCGACGAGGCCATCCGCTTCTGGGAGGAGACGCGCGTCGACGCCCTGGCCCTCGCCGTGGGCACGGCGCACGGCCTGTACAAAGGCGAGCCGAACATCCGCTTCCACATCATCGAGAAGGTGGCCCAAAACATCGAGGCGCCGATTGTCCTCCACGGCGGCTCGGGGGTGCCGGACGAGCAGATCCGCAAGGCGATCCGCCTCGGTGTGGGCAAGATCAACGTCAACACCGAAAACCAGGTGGCGTGCACGGAAACGGTGCGCAAGATCCTGGCCGAAAAGCCGTCCCTCTACGACCCGCGCAAGTACCTGGGTCCCGCGCGCGAGGCGATGAAGGAAGTGGTCAAGCAAAAGATGCGGCTCTTCGGCAGCAGCGGAAAAGCCTAAAACTTCGCGGAGGGAACGGGCGTGAAGCTGTTCATCGACTCGGCCAACATTGACGAAATCCGCGCCGCCCACGAGATGGGCGTCATCGCCGGGGTGACGACCAACCCGACCCTGGTGGCCAAGGAAGGGCGTCCCTTCCAGGACGTGTTGCGGGACATCATCGACATTGTCGACGGCCCGATCAGCGCGGAAGTGATCAGCACCGACGCGGAGGGGATGATCCGCGAAGGGGAACAGCTGGCGGCGCTGTCCAAGAACATCGTCATCAAGATTCCCATGACCGTCGAAGGCCTGAAGGCGGTCAAGGCGCTGACGAAAAAGAAGATCCGCACGAACGTCACGCTCATCTTCTCGGCCAACCAGGCGCTGTTGGCCGCGCGGGCGGGGGCGACGTATGTCTCCCCGTTCATCGGGCGCCTCGACGACGTCAGCCACAACGGCCTGGAGCTGATCGGCACGATCGCCGAGATCTTCGCCCGCCACGGCATCGATACGGAGATCATCGCCGCCAGCGTGCGCCATCCCCTGCACGTGACGGAAGCGGCCCGCCTGGGCGCCCATATCGCCACGGTGCCGTATAAGGTGATTGAGCAGATGGTCAAACACCCGCTCACCGACATCGGCCTCGAGAAGTTCCTGGCCGACTGGGAGAAGGCCAGGGCTGCCCAGCAGGCATAACCTCTTCCGCGCGGGAAACGGCATGAGGATGCCGTTTCCCCCTTCCTTTTTCCTTTTCCCGCGGCACATGTCGCCGCTTTGGTTCCCGCGCTTCCCGATCCGCTTTTCCCATGTGACAGTTGACCAACCCGTTTCCCCGTCGGAAAAAAGCCGCTTTGGTCTTCGCGGCCGACCTCGTTTGCGGTGCGCCGTTTCGTCTGTTTCCAAACTTTCGCTTGGCGCGGAAAAGGAGGGAATGGCTGTGGAACGCAGTTTGACCCTGGAGCTGGTTCGCGTCACGGAAGCGGCCGCCCTGGCCGCGGCGCGGTGGATGGGGCTGGGCAAGAAGGACGAAGCCGACGACGCGGCGACGACGGCCATGCGCCGCGAGTTTCAGCACGTGCCGATGGACGGCGTGGTGGTGATCGGCGAAGGGGAGATGGACGAGGCGCCGATGCTGTACATCGGCGAGCGGCTGGGGCAGGGCGTGCCCCCGGAGGTGGATGTGGCCGTCGATCCGCTGGAAGGGACGAACATCGTGGCCAAAGGGCTGTGGAACGCCCTGGCTGTAGTGGCCGTGGCCGACCGCGGCAACCTGCTGCACGCGCCGGACATGTACATGGAGAAGATTGCCGTGGGGCCCGAAGCCGTCGGCGCCATCGACATCAACGCTTCGGTGAAGGACAACCTGAAGGCGGTGGCCAAAGCCAAGAACAAGGACATCGAAGACTTGGTGGCCGTCGTGCTCGACCGGCCGCGCCACGCCAAGCTGATCGAGGAGATCCGCGAGGCCGGCGCGCGGATCAAGCTGATTTCCGACGGCGATGTGGCCGCGGCGATCAACACGGCCTTCCCCAACACCGGCGTCGACATCCTCTTCGGCATCGGCGGGGCGCCGGAAGGGGTGCTGGCCGCCGTGGCGCTGAAGTGCCTGGGCGGCGAAATCCAGGGCCGGTTGTGCCCGCAAAACGACGAGGAATACGAACGTTGCAAGCGCATGGGGCTCGAGGACCCGCTGCGCGTGCTGCGCATGGAAGACATGGTCAAAGGGGACGACGCCATCTTTGCCGCCACCGGGGTAACCGACGGGGAGCTCTTGCGCGGCGTGCGCTTTTTGAGCCGCACCCGGGCGACGACGCATTCCGTGGTGATGCGGGCCAAAACGGGTACGGTGCGCTTTATCGAAGGGGTTCACCGCTTGGAGCGGAAGCCCAGCTTCCAGCTTGTGGCGGAGGATGCCCAAGGAGCCGAACGCCCATGAATCTGTCGCTGGCCGAGTTGGAAAGCATGACCTTGCGCGAGCTCTACAAGCTGGCGCGCGCGTACCAGATCCCGTCCTACGGGAGCATGAAGAAGAAAGAGCTCGTCTTCGCCATCTTAAAGGCGCAGGCCGAACGGGACGGGTATCTGTTCATGGAAGGCATCCTCGACATCCTCCCGGAAGGATACGGCTTTTTGCGGCCCGTCCACTACCTCCCCTCCAATGAGGACATCTACATCTCCGCCTCGCAGATCCGCCGCTTTGACCTGCGCAACGGCGACAAGGTATCCGGAAAGGTGCGGCCGCCGAAGGAAAACGAGCGGTATTTCGGCCTCCTGCAGGTGGAGGCCGTCAACGGCGAAGATCCCGAGCTGGCTGCCGAGCGGCTGCACTTCGCCGCCCTCACCCCCCTCTACCCGCAGGAGAAGCTGACCCTTGAGACGACGCCGGACAAGCTGTCGACGCGCATCATCGATCTTCTCTGCCCCGTCGGAAAGGGGCAGCGCGGCCTCATCGTCGCCCCGCCCAAGGCCGGCAAAACGATGTTGCTCAAGGAGATCGCCAACAGCATCGCCACCAACTACCCCGACATCGAACTGTTTGTCCTCCTCATCGACGAACGCCCCGAAGAAGTGACCGACATGCAGCGGTCCGTGCGCGGCGAGGTGGTGTACTCCACCTTTGACGAGGTCCCCGAACATCACATCAAGGTGGCCGAACTCGTTCTTGAGCGCGCCATGCGCCTCGTCGAACACAAGCGCGACGTGGTCATCCTCCTCGACAGCTTGACGCGCCTGACCCGCTCCTACAACCTGATCATTCCTCCCAGCGGGCGGACGCTGTCGGGCGGCATCGATCCGGCCGCCTTCCACCGCCCGAAGCGGTTTTTTGGCGCGGCGCGCAACGTCGAAGAGGGCGGAAGCCTGACCATTCTCGCCACGGCGCTGGTCGACACGGGTTCGCGCATGGACGAGGTCATCTATGAGGAATTCAAAGGCACCGGCAACATGGAATTGCACCTCGACCGCCGCTTGGCCGAGCGGCGCATCTTTCCGGCCATCGACATCCGGCGTTCGGGGACCCGCCGCGAGGAACTGCTGCTTACGAAGGAGGAGCTCGAAAAGGTGTGGGCCCTGCGCAGGGTGATGCAGGACGGACCCGAATTTGTGGAGCTCTTTTTGCGCCGGTTGCGGGAGACGAAGAGCAACGCCGAGTTTTTGGCCACCTTTGACGTAAAGGAATGGGCCGCAGCGGGCAAGGGACGCGTCGCTTCCTCATAACCCATCAGGAATGGGTTTTCATGGATCAGAAATAACGATTTGCAGTTTCCAGCGTTTTTCTGTATGCTGGAGGTGGTGAAGGGGCTCAGAATTTTGGCACACTTATGGGCGACGATGAGGGGGCATGTGGTGCATGGAGTCGAAAGTGCGCGAGGAGATGGAACAGTACGTCCGGGAGCGGTTTCTGGAACTGTATCCCAAAACCAAAAAATCATGGAGACGATCAGCCAGATCGCCGGCGAGAGCGGCCTGGGGTATAGCCGGACGTACCAGATCTATCGCCGACAGAAAGACGAGATTTTTCGCCAGGTGGAACGGTTCTCGCGTTCGGAACTGAATGCCGCGCGCCCGAACCGCGAGGAGATCATCGCCTATATGACCCGGCTCATTGACGAAGAAGGCTGGGAGCGCGATCAGGCCATCCGCGAGGCGGCGCGAAAGTTTCAACGAAGCTACCAATTTTGTTATCAAATCTTGCTCAAGGCGCGTCCCGATCTGAAAAAGGCCCGCCGTAGGGGCGGACAAAGCGTCTATGATCTCCTGGAACGGCAGCCGCGATTGGATCACGTCGTGCGCCAGACGGCCATTCGGCAGCTGGTCAGTTTTTTGCACACCCTGGCGCACCTCAAGCGCAGCGTGCAGGCGGAGCACGAGCGGCTTTCGCGACAGGTTCAGGAACTGTTGGTTCAGCTCGGCAGCGTGCAGAAACAGGTGGAAAAGTGGATCGCCGAATTGGAGGAGCGCCCGGTGGTGGCGGAAAACGGAGCGGTCCGGGAGGAAGCGACCGCCGGGGCGGCCGAATCGGCGACAGGACGGGAATAGATCGGGTTCTAAGGTCGCGCGCGGGCGCATATCCTCGAAGCAAAACGCCTGTGTCCACAGGCGAAAGGCGAGGTGAGGGTATTGACGCTGCGGCGACTGGCGCTGTCATCCGCCGTGTTGGCCGGTGTGGGTATCGGCGTCTCGACCCACTCGGCCAGCGCGCGCCCGGATGACCACCACGCGGCGGCGGAACACGTGGTCAAGGAGGCGTTGTTTCGCACGTTCAGTCCGCTTGCCGTCGTGCCCGATCGGGTGTGGGAAGCCGAGCAAAGCCGCATCCCGGTGACGTACACGGTCCGACCTGGGGATACGCTGTCGCAAATTGCGTACCGTTTCGGCGTTTCGGTTCACGAGCTGATGGCCGCCAACGGCCTGCGCCATCCGCATACCATCCGGGCCGGGAAGACGCTCAAGGTGCTGCTGCGCAAAGAGCTATACGTCGTCGGCGTCGGAGAGACCCTGGACCAAATCGCCGAAAAGAAAGGGGTTGCCCTCGACGACCTGCTGCGCAACAATCCCGAAGTGCGGGCCTACGACGGACAAGTTTATGCTGGGCAGGTGTTGGTGGTTCCCCGCGACATGCCCAAAGGGGTTCCCTTGCCGAGCAAACGCAAATCGGTGGTGCGCGTGGCGAGTGCGGTGTCCTCGGAACCGCCGGCCGAAGAAGGGGCGGACCGCGAGCGATCCGTTCGCGCCACGCGCGCCAAACCCGGCCCTTATGCCAATGGGATGCCGCTTTCCTGGCCGGTGGCCGGGGAAATGGTCATCACCAGCCGCTTCGGCATGCGTTGGGGACGCCTGCATGAGGGGATCGACATTTGGCATCCCGATGAGTGGCGGACGCCGATCCGCGCTGCCCGCCGCGGCGTGGTGATCGAGGCGGGGGCGAGCGGTGGCGGGTACGGGCGCCTTGTGGTGATCGATCACGGGCGCGGCATAGAAACGGTTTACGCCCATTTGCGCCGGGTCGTCGTCTCCGCGGGGCAAACGGTTGAGACCGGCGACATCATTGGCTATATGGGGCAAAGCGGGCACACGACCGGCGTGCACCTGCATTTTGAAGTCCGCCTCTACGGGCGACCGGTCGACCCGCTTACCTACCTCCAGTAGGGGAAGGCACCTCCTGGGAAAGCCGGCGGCTTTCTTGTCCGCTCCAAGAAGTCGTGTTATAATCACATCATGTGCGCATGCCCGTCCAAAAAGGAGTGGCAGATTTTTTCGGGGAAAGAGGTGAACGAGCATGAAACCGGGCATCCATCCGGAATACAAAATCACCACGGTAACCTGCGCCTGCGGAAACACCTTTGAAACGGGTTCGGTAAAAGCCAACCTGCGTGTGGAAATTTGCTCGGCATGCCATCCGTTCTTCACCGGCAAGCAGAAGTTTGTCGATACGGGTGGCCGTGTGGACCGCTTCAAGAAAAAATTTGGCCTGTAATCCTCTCGATGATGTGCACGCCGGTTCCGCGGGAGCCGGTTTTTCTTTTGCGCGGGTGATGGAGATGGACAGAGGGAGCGGTGGGCATGCAACCCCTTAAGCGCAACGGATGGATTGAAGTGATATGCGGGAGCATGTTTTCGGGGAAAAGCGAGGAGCTGATCCGGCGGATCAAACGCGCGCGCATTGCCCGGCAGACGGTGCAGGTGTTTAAGCCGCGCCTGGACAACCGTTACGCGCCGGATGCCGTGGTTTCCCACAACGGCGCGCTGGAACAGGCCGAGAGCGTCGCCCGGGCGGAGGAGCTGCTCGATCGCGTGTGGCCCCACGCCGACGTGGTCGCCGTCGACGAGGTCCAGTTTTTCGACGACGCGATCGTCGACGTGGCTGAGGTGCTGGCGGGCCGCGGCGTGCGCGTGATCTTGGCGGGACTGGATCTGGATTTTCGCGGCGAGCCCTTTGGCCCGACGCCGCTTCTCATGGCGCGGGCCGAATACGTGACGAAGCTGCACGCCATTTGCGTCCGGTGCGGCCAGCCGGCGACGCGCACGCAGCGCTTGGTCAACGGCAGGCCGGCCCACTACAACGATCCGGTCATTTTGGTCGGTGCGGCGGAACGCTACGAGGCCCGCTGCCGCCATTGCCACGAGGTGCCGGGCAAGCCCGCAGCGGCGGGCCTGGCGCATCCGGCCGTGCCACAAGCTGACGGCTGAGGAAGCCATCGTCCTGCATGGCTCCTTTCCGGCCGGGCATCCTAACAGCAGGAGGTGGGGCCCATTGTGGCGAGCAGTACGGTGGTTCCTCCCGGCTGCGGTCTTGTGCGGTTGGCTTTCCGCATGCGCCCCGAACGCCGCCCCGGGCGGCGAGGGCTCGCAGGTGTCGCCCTACGGGGTGGGCGGCGATGCGGGACGGCGCGAGACGGGACGCATCACCCCCTTTGACACCACCGACGGCGGCCGTCGCGAATTGAACCCGAACCTGTTCCGCGGCCCGGGCTTTCAGGCCAATCCAACGGACCTGGCCGACCAACTGGCCCGGCGCCTGGAGCGCATCCCGGGGGTGGAGAACGCCACGGTGGTGATTGCCGGCGGGAATGTCTACGTCGGCTTGGATCTCGACCGCCGCACGCCCCCACAGACCGCCGACCGCATTCGCGACGAAGCGCGCAGCCTCGTTCGTGCGAAATTGTCGCGCTATGACGTCTATGTGACGGCCGATCGGTCGCTTACGGGGCGCTTGCTGGAAATTCGTGACGGTTGGCGAAACGGTACGCCGCTGGACAACTACAACGGCGATCTCCTCCGCATCCGACGGAGCATCGAAACGGCACCGTAACATCCGCGCTCTCCGCGCCCCAAGGGCGATGGGGAGCGTTTTTGCTGGGATCCGGTGTCGTTTTCTTTCCCGCATTGGCGTTGTAAAATATGATACTATGGATACCCCAACATCGAGGTGAACGGCCGTGTTGGAACGATTGGAAGCGGTCGTGGCGCGATATGAGGAATTGAGCCGGCTGCTGTGCGATCCGGAAGTGGTCAACGATCCGGAAAAGCTGCGCACCTACGCCAAGGAGCAGGCCGACTTGGAGGAGACGGTGACCACCTACCGCGCCTACAAGCGCGTGTGCGAGGAATTGGAACAGGCCGAGGCCATGCTGGAAGAAAAGCTGGACGACGAGCTGCGCGCCCTGGTTAAGGAAGAGATTTCCTCCTTGACCGAGCAGAAGGAGGCCCTCGAGACGCAGCTCAAGAGGCTTCTGTTGCCCAAGGACCCGAACGACGAGAAGAACGTCATCGTCGAGATCCGCGCGGCGGCGGGTGGGGAAGAGTCGGCCCTCTTCGCCGCCGACCTGTTCCGCATGTACACGCGCTATGCCGAGCGCAAAGGCTACCGCACGGAGATTCTCGAGGCCCATCCGACCGACCTGGGCGGGTTTAAAGAGGTGATCTTCACCGTCCAGGGGCGCGGCGCGTACAGCCGCCTGAAGTTTGAAAGCGGGGCCCACCGCGTCCAGCGCATCCCGGTGACGGAGTCGGGCGGCCGGATTCACACCTCGACGGCAACGGTGGCCGTTCTGCCGGAGATGGAAGAGGTGGAGGTGGAGATCGACGAGAAGGATCTCCGCATCGACACTTTCCGTGCCAGCGGCCACGGCGGCCAGCATGTGAACAAGACGGAGTCGGCGGTGCGCATCACCCACCTGCCGACGGGAATTGTCGTTTCGTGCCAGGACGAGAAGTCGCAGATCAAAAACCGCGAAAAGGCGATGCGCGTGTTGCGCGCCCGGGTCTACGAGTTCTACCGCAAGCAGCGGGAGGCAGAGCTGGCCGACGCGCGCAGGAGCCTGGTCGGCACCGGCGAGCGCAGCGAGCGCATCCGCACCTACAATTTCCCCCAAAACCGCGTGACCGATCACCGCATCGGCCTGACGCTGCACAAGCTGGACCTTGTCCTGGACGGCGACCTCGACGAGATCATCGACGCGCTCATTGTGCACGAGCAGGCCGAACTCTTGAAAAAGGCCGAGTGAGGGCCGATGGCCACCGTCCGTGAAGCCTTCCAGCGGGCTTCTCTTCGGTTGCGCCGCGCAGGGGTAGACAGCGCCGTGTCCGACGCGGAGCGCTTGGTGCGTTTCGTCCTCGGCTGGCCGCGCGAGCGCTTTTTTGCGCATCCGGACGCGGTCCTGCCGCCCGGGGCCGAGGAGCGCCTTGACGCCCTGGTGGCCCGGCGCGCCGCCGGCGAGCCGCTGCAGTACCTCCTCGGGGAGCAGGAGTTTTACGGCCGCCCGTTTCGCGTGACGCCGGCCGTGCTCATTCCCCGCCCGGAGACGGAGGTGCTGGTGGAGGCGGTCCTGGCGGCAACCGACGCGATATGGTCGCCGCATGCCGCCCTCGCTGCGGTCGACGTGGGCACCGGCAGCGGGGCCATCGCCGTGACGCTGGCCGCCGAGCGCCCGCGCTGGCGGGTATGGGCCGTCGACTGCTCCGCCGAGGCCTTGGCCGTGGCGCGGGAAAACGCCGCCCGCCACGGGGTGGCCGCGCGCGTCGCCTTCGCGTGCGGGTCGTGGCTGGCGCCGCTGCGCCGGGAGGGACGGCGCGTGCAGGTCGTCGTGTCCAACCCGCCGTACATTCCCACGGCCGACATTGCCGGGCTCGAGCGGGAAGTGCGCGACCACGAGCCGCGCCTGGCCCTGGACGGCGGCCCGGATGGCCTGAACGCGTACCGCAGCCTGGCGCGGGAGCTGCCCGACGTGTTGGATCGCCGCGCCGTTGTGGCCGTCGAGGTGGGGGCGGGCCAGGCCGAAGCGGTGGCCGGCCTCTTTCGGGCGACCGGCCTGTTTGCCCGCCTCACCGTCACGCCGGATTTGGCCGGCATTCCGCGCGTCGTCGTCGCCGTGCGGGAGGGGTGAGCGCCCGGCGCAGCGCCGGCGGGCCGGCTGCGGCTGCGCGCCGTCCGAACCTCCGTTCCCCGTTTGAACGTCCACCCACCCGTCGATACTGGGACCAGGGAGAGGACGGAGGGGAACAAGATGACGGATCGGTTGCGGTGGCTCGTTGCGTTGACGGGTCTCATTTTGGTCATCGTGTGGGTGGCGCACGGGCGCGCGACGAGCGTGACGGCGAACGTGGCGCTGCCGGATGCGGCGGATGCGGCCATTCCCGCCGAAGCGATTCGCTTTCGCGTGATTGCCAACAGCGACGCGCCGGAGGACCAGGCCGTCAAGCGGGCGGTGCGCGATGCGGTGGTGGCGCACCTGGAAGACGTGCTGCGCGGCGCGCAAAGCGTGGACGAGGCGCGCGCGCACCTGGCGAAGGCCCTGCCGACGATTGAAGCGCTGGCGGTCAAGACCGTGCGCGCCGCCGGCTTTGCCTACCCTGTGGACGTGACGCTGGGCCGGGTGCCCTTTCCGACCAAGCGCTATGGCACGCGCATCTACCCGGCCGGCGAGTACGAGGCCCTGCGCATCACGCTGGGCGACGGCCGCGGGCAGAATTGGTGGTGCGTCCTCTTTCCGCCGCTGTGCTTTGTGGACATGGCCGGCAGCGACGCCGTGGCCTCGCAGCCGGGGCCAGCGGCGG from the Calditerricola satsumensis genome contains:
- the rpmE gene encoding 50S ribosomal protein L31; the protein is MKPGIHPEYKITTVTCACGNTFETGSVKANLRVEICSACHPFFTGKQKFVDTGGRVDRFKKKFGL
- a CDS encoding YhcN/YlaJ family sporulation lipoprotein, translating into MSPYGVGGDAGRRETGRITPFDTTDGGRRELNPNLFRGPGFQANPTDLADQLARRLERIPGVENATVVIAGGNVYVGLDLDRRTPPQTADRIRDEARSLVRAKLSRYDVYVTADRSLTGRLLEIRDGWRNGTPLDNYNGDLLRIRRSIETAP
- the rho gene encoding transcription termination factor Rho, with amino-acid sequence MNLSLAELESMTLRELYKLARAYQIPSYGSMKKKELVFAILKAQAERDGYLFMEGILDILPEGYGFLRPVHYLPSNEDIYISASQIRRFDLRNGDKVSGKVRPPKENERYFGLLQVEAVNGEDPELAAERLHFAALTPLYPQEKLTLETTPDKLSTRIIDLLCPVGKGQRGLIVAPPKAGKTMLLKEIANSIATNYPDIELFVLLIDERPEEVTDMQRSVRGEVVYSTFDEVPEHHIKVAELVLERAMRLVEHKRDVVILLDSLTRLTRSYNLIIPPSGRTLSGGIDPAAFHRPKRFFGAARNVEEGGSLTILATALVDTGSRMDEVIYEEFKGTGNMELHLDRRLAERRIFPAIDIRRSGTRREELLLTKEELEKVWALRRVMQDGPEFVELFLRRLRETKSNAEFLATFDVKEWAAAGKGRVASS
- the fsa gene encoding fructose-6-phosphate aldolase produces the protein MKLFIDSANIDEIRAAHEMGVIAGVTTNPTLVAKEGRPFQDVLRDIIDIVDGPISAEVISTDAEGMIREGEQLAALSKNIVIKIPMTVEGLKAVKALTKKKIRTNVTLIFSANQALLAARAGATYVSPFIGRLDDVSHNGLELIGTIAEIFARHGIDTEIIAASVRHPLHVTEAARLGAHIATVPYKVIEQMVKHPLTDIGLEKFLADWEKARAAQQA
- a CDS encoding hotdog domain-containing protein, coding for MEAVIRVRMSASDAHYGGQLVDGARILALFGDVATELLIRHDGDEGLFVAYDAVEFKAPVYAGDYIEARGRIDRVGNTSRHMTFEAYKVIAASQDPNRPSAATVLAEPVLVCRASGTCVVPKERQRKPAE
- the prmC gene encoding peptide chain release factor N(5)-glutamine methyltransferase yields the protein MATVREAFQRASLRLRRAGVDSAVSDAERLVRFVLGWPRERFFAHPDAVLPPGAEERLDALVARRAAGEPLQYLLGEQEFYGRPFRVTPAVLIPRPETEVLVEAVLAATDAIWSPHAALAAVDVGTGSGAIAVTLAAERPRWRVWAVDCSAEALAVARENAARHGVAARVAFACGSWLAPLRREGRRVQVVVSNPPYIPTADIAGLEREVRDHEPRLALDGGPDGLNAYRSLARELPDVLDRRAVVAVEVGAGQAEAVAGLFRATGLFARLTVTPDLAGIPRVVVAVREG
- a CDS encoding class II fructose-1,6-bisphosphate aldolase; the protein is MPLVPMTAFLPRAKAEGFAVGQFNMNNLEFTQAIIEAAEEEKSPLIFGASEGAIKYMGGPDVVVALAKVFADRSSVPVALHLDHGSSFDMVMKCIRAGFTSVMIDGSHLPLDENIALTKKVVEAAHAVGVSVEAELGKIGGTEDDLSVDEEDAMLADPDEAIRFWEETRVDALALAVGTAHGLYKGEPNIRFHIIEKVAQNIEAPIVLHGGSGVPDEQIRKAIRLGVGKINVNTENQVACTETVRKILAEKPSLYDPRKYLGPAREAMKEVVKQKMRLFGSSGKA
- the prfA gene encoding peptide chain release factor 1, with product MLERLEAVVARYEELSRLLCDPEVVNDPEKLRTYAKEQADLEETVTTYRAYKRVCEELEQAEAMLEEKLDDELRALVKEEISSLTEQKEALETQLKRLLLPKDPNDEKNVIVEIRAAAGGEESALFAADLFRMYTRYAERKGYRTEILEAHPTDLGGFKEVIFTVQGRGAYSRLKFESGAHRVQRIPVTESGGRIHTSTATVAVLPEMEEVEVEIDEKDLRIDTFRASGHGGQHVNKTESAVRITHLPTGIVVSCQDEKSQIKNREKAMRVLRARVYEFYRKQREAELADARRSLVGTGERSERIRTYNFPQNRVTDHRIGLTLHKLDLVLDGDLDEIIDALIVHEQAELLKKAE
- the glpX gene encoding class II fructose-bisphosphatase, giving the protein MERSLTLELVRVTEAAALAAARWMGLGKKDEADDAATTAMRREFQHVPMDGVVVIGEGEMDEAPMLYIGERLGQGVPPEVDVAVDPLEGTNIVAKGLWNALAVVAVADRGNLLHAPDMYMEKIAVGPEAVGAIDINASVKDNLKAVAKAKNKDIEDLVAVVLDRPRHAKLIEEIREAGARIKLISDGDVAAAINTAFPNTGVDILFGIGGAPEGVLAAVALKCLGGEIQGRLCPQNDEEYERCKRMGLEDPLRVLRMEDMVKGDDAIFAATGVTDGELLRGVRFLSRTRATTHSVVMRAKTGTVRFIEGVHRLERKPSFQLVAEDAQGAERP
- a CDS encoding M23 family metallopeptidase; translation: MRVLTLRRLALSSAVLAGVGIGVSTHSASARPDDHHAAAEHVVKEALFRTFSPLAVVPDRVWEAEQSRIPVTYTVRPGDTLSQIAYRFGVSVHELMAANGLRHPHTIRAGKTLKVLLRKELYVVGVGETLDQIAEKKGVALDDLLRNNPEVRAYDGQVYAGQVLVVPRDMPKGVPLPSKRKSVVRVASAVSSEPPAEEGADRERSVRATRAKPGPYANGMPLSWPVAGEMVITSRFGMRWGRLHEGIDIWHPDEWRTPIRAARRGVVIEAGASGGGYGRLVVIDHGRGIETVYAHLRRVVVSAGQTVETGDIIGYMGQSGHTTGVHLHFEVRLYGRPVDPLTYLQ
- a CDS encoding 3-keto-5-aminohexanoate cleavage protein, whose protein sequence is MEKLVITAAVVGAEVTRAHHPRIPYTPEEIADEAVRAWEAGAAIIHLHARRPDGTPTQDRDVYAEIIARIRARCDAILQVSTGGAIGMTPEERMAPLELQPEMATLTTGTVNFGDGVFFNPPDVVERFAREMKARGVRPEFEIFDVGMIEGALALVRKGLVEGHLHFDFVMGVPGGIPATVDNLVHLVRQLPPGATWTVAGVGRHQLPMAVHALVMGGHVRVGFEDNVYYAKGVLAESNAQLVERIVRLAREIGREVATPDEARALLGIPQRRT
- a CDS encoding thymidine kinase encodes the protein MQPLKRNGWIEVICGSMFSGKSEELIRRIKRARIARQTVQVFKPRLDNRYAPDAVVSHNGALEQAESVARAEELLDRVWPHADVVAVDEVQFFDDAIVDVAEVLAGRGVRVILAGLDLDFRGEPFGPTPLLMARAEYVTKLHAICVRCGQPATRTQRLVNGRPAHYNDPVILVGAAERYEARCRHCHEVPGKPAAAGLAHPAVPQADG